One window from the genome of Nocardioides panaciterrulae encodes:
- a CDS encoding NAD-dependent malic enzyme, with protein sequence MAATTSSYSITMRLYTAPDHGVVGAVATAISEAGGIVMALDVAESSHERLVVDVTCSASDADHAALLRTAVDAVQGVEVHKVSDRTFLLHIGGKIEVSSKVPLRNRDDLSMAYTPGVGRVSKALAENPDDVWRLTAKGNSVAVVTDGSAVLGLGNIGPGAAMPVMEGKAALFKRFAGIDAWPICLASQDTDEIVRAVEMIAPGFGGINLEDIAAPRCFEIERRLRASLDIPVFHDDQHGTAIVVLAALTNALRVVKKDLAEVRIVVSGGGAAGTAIVSLLLAAGVKDIVVVDRAGALSADDEALSPAHRELAEATNPRRARGDLHAVLTGADVFIGVSAPGILKAEWIQDMADDAVVFALANPDPEVDPAEAEKYAAVVASGRSDYPNQINNVLAFPGVFRGLLDARAHEITTEMLLRAAEAIALVVKDDELNPNFIIPTVFHPDVPKAVAAAVRGADS encoded by the coding sequence ATGGCCGCCACCACGTCGTCGTACTCCATCACCATGCGCCTCTACACCGCGCCCGACCACGGCGTGGTCGGCGCCGTCGCCACGGCGATCTCGGAGGCCGGCGGCATCGTGATGGCCCTCGACGTCGCGGAGTCCAGCCACGAGCGACTCGTGGTCGACGTGACCTGCTCGGCCAGCGACGCCGACCACGCCGCGCTGCTGCGCACCGCGGTGGACGCCGTCCAGGGGGTCGAGGTCCACAAGGTCAGCGACCGGACCTTCCTGCTGCACATCGGCGGCAAGATCGAGGTCAGCTCCAAGGTGCCGCTGCGCAACCGCGACGACCTGTCGATGGCCTACACCCCCGGCGTCGGCCGGGTCAGCAAGGCGCTGGCGGAGAACCCCGACGACGTGTGGCGGCTGACCGCCAAGGGCAACTCGGTGGCGGTCGTCACCGACGGCTCCGCGGTGCTGGGGCTGGGCAACATCGGGCCCGGCGCGGCGATGCCGGTGATGGAGGGCAAGGCGGCGCTGTTCAAGCGGTTCGCGGGCATCGACGCCTGGCCGATCTGCCTGGCCTCCCAGGACACCGACGAGATCGTCCGGGCCGTGGAGATGATCGCCCCCGGCTTCGGCGGCATCAACCTCGAGGACATCGCGGCGCCGCGCTGCTTCGAGATCGAGCGCCGGCTCCGCGCCAGCCTCGACATCCCGGTCTTCCACGACGACCAGCACGGCACCGCGATCGTGGTGCTGGCCGCGCTCACCAACGCGCTGCGGGTCGTGAAGAAGGACCTCGCCGAGGTCCGCATCGTCGTCTCCGGCGGGGGCGCCGCCGGCACCGCGATCGTCTCGCTGCTGCTCGCGGCGGGCGTGAAGGACATCGTGGTCGTCGACCGGGCCGGCGCGCTGTCGGCCGACGACGAGGCGCTCTCGCCGGCGCACCGCGAGCTCGCCGAGGCCACCAACCCGCGCCGCGCGCGGGGCGACCTGCATGCGGTGCTCACCGGTGCCGACGTCTTCATCGGCGTGAGCGCGCCGGGGATCTTGAAGGCCGAGTGGATCCAGGACATGGCCGACGACGCGGTGGTCTTCGCGCTGGCCAACCCCGATCCGGAGGTCGACCCGGCCGAGGCCGAGAAGTACGCCGCGGTGGTCGCCAGCGGCCGGTCGGACTACCCGAACCAGATCAACAACGTGCTCGCCTTCCCCGGCGTCTTCCGTGGCCTGCTCGACGCCCGCGCCCACGAGATCACCACCGAGATGCTGCTGCGGGCGGCCGAGGCGATCGCGCTGGTGGTCAAGGACGACGAGCTGAACCCGAACTTCATCATCCCCACGGTCTTCCACCCCGACGTGCCCAAGGCCGTCGCGGCGGCGGTGCGCGGCGCCGACTCCTGA
- a CDS encoding ABC transporter permease — protein MSATSTLPAAGPVTAGTPGRPGLGGAVRWELRKLRAQRRTKAVLLGALLGPIPIALIIHAQGKPPKDTLMGRYATTNGFALALLVLGFAAQWVLPLLTAVVAGDIFAGEDQHGTWKTVLTRSASRAQLFVAKAVTAVGFAVLTLLILSTSTIVSSILVGGHQPLIGLSGQLVPSSTALQLVAASWLTTIPPTIGFACLAILLSVWSRNPAVGIATPVVIGMVMQLVGAMGGVEALRPYLLTTPYEAWHGLLAAPRFTGPLLEGLLTSGAWAAVTLAIAYALLRRRDITGG, from the coding sequence ATGAGCGCGACCTCGACCCTGCCCGCGGCCGGCCCGGTGACGGCGGGCACGCCCGGCCGCCCCGGTCTCGGCGGCGCCGTGCGTTGGGAGCTGCGCAAGCTGCGCGCCCAGCGTCGCACCAAGGCCGTGCTGCTCGGCGCCCTGCTGGGGCCGATCCCGATCGCGCTGATCATCCACGCGCAGGGGAAGCCGCCGAAGGACACGCTGATGGGCCGCTACGCCACGACCAACGGCTTCGCGCTGGCCCTGCTGGTCCTCGGCTTCGCCGCCCAGTGGGTGCTGCCGCTGCTGACCGCGGTCGTGGCCGGTGACATCTTCGCCGGCGAGGACCAGCACGGCACCTGGAAGACCGTCCTGACCCGCTCGGCCAGCCGCGCCCAGCTGTTCGTCGCCAAGGCCGTGACCGCGGTCGGGTTCGCCGTGCTCACACTCCTGATCCTCTCGACGTCCACCATCGTCAGCAGCATCCTGGTCGGCGGCCACCAGCCGCTGATCGGCCTGAGCGGCCAGCTGGTCCCGTCCTCGACCGCCCTGCAGCTGGTCGCCGCGAGCTGGCTGACCACGATCCCCCCGACGATCGGCTTCGCCTGCCTGGCGATCCTGCTCTCGGTGTGGTCGCGCAACCCGGCCGTCGGCATCGCGACGCCCGTGGTCATCGGCATGGTCATGCAGCTCGTCGGCGCCATGGGGGGCGTGGAGGCACTGCGCCCCTACCTGCTGACCACGCCGTACGAGGCCTGGCACGGCCTGCTGGCCGCGCCGCGCTTCACCGGCCCGCTCCTCGAGGGCCTGCTCACCTCGGGGGCCTGGGCGGCCGTGACGCTGGCCATCGCCTACGCCCTGCTCCGCCGTCGCGACATCACCGGAGGCTGA
- a CDS encoding response regulator transcription factor: MKVLVAEDEPRLAALLEQSLTEMDWQVDVVSDGRSAYGVALGDPSYDVLLLDWMLPGMEGVTVCRRLREAGVRTPVLILTARTGVPDRVSGLEAGADDYLVKPFDLDELVARLRALHRRSAGDEDQPLRAGDLVLDPAARRCRRGETEIELSAREFDILRLLLERAGRVVSRYTILDEVWDGDTDLRSNVIDVHVASLRAKIDRPFGTDTITTLRGAGYRVDPPAPA; this comes from the coding sequence ATGAAGGTGCTCGTCGCCGAGGACGAGCCGCGGCTCGCCGCGCTGCTCGAGCAGTCCCTCACCGAGATGGACTGGCAGGTCGACGTGGTGTCCGACGGCCGGTCGGCCTACGGCGTCGCGCTCGGCGACCCGTCGTACGACGTGCTGCTGCTGGACTGGATGCTGCCCGGCATGGAGGGCGTGACCGTGTGCCGGCGGCTGCGCGAGGCGGGGGTGCGCACCCCGGTGCTGATCCTCACCGCCCGCACCGGCGTCCCCGACCGGGTCTCCGGGCTCGAGGCGGGCGCCGACGACTACCTGGTCAAGCCGTTCGACCTCGACGAGCTGGTGGCCCGGCTGCGGGCCCTGCACCGGCGCTCGGCCGGCGACGAGGACCAGCCGCTGCGGGCCGGGGACCTGGTGCTGGACCCCGCCGCGCGGCGCTGCCGGCGCGGGGAGACCGAGATCGAGCTGTCGGCGCGCGAGTTCGACATCCTGCGGCTGCTGCTGGAGCGCGCCGGGCGGGTGGTGAGCCGCTACACCATCCTCGACGAGGTGTGGGACGGCGACACCGACCTGCGCAGCAACGTCATCGACGTCCACGTCGCGAGCCTGCGGGCCAAGATCGACCGGCCGTTCGGCACCGACACGATCACCACGCTGCGCGGCGCCGGCTACCGCGTCGACCCGCCGGCGCCGGCCTGA
- a CDS encoding Dps family protein, with the protein MSANSKLHFTTPGLTEADASRVVELLQDRLNACNDLHLTLKHVHWNVVGPHFIAVHEMIDPQVEAVRGFADDLAERIATLGGSPQGTPGALVAARSWDEYSIGRASTQEHLGALDLVYRGVITSYREGIKELDELDLVTQDMFIAQTEQLELFHWFVRAHLEDKGGRLATEGADSERQAADQAG; encoded by the coding sequence ATGTCTGCCAACTCCAAGCTGCACTTCACCACTCCCGGCCTGACCGAGGCGGACGCGTCGCGCGTCGTGGAGCTCCTCCAGGACCGGCTGAACGCCTGCAACGACCTGCACCTGACGCTCAAGCACGTGCACTGGAACGTCGTCGGCCCGCACTTCATCGCGGTGCACGAGATGATCGACCCCCAGGTCGAGGCGGTCCGCGGGTTCGCCGACGACCTCGCCGAGCGGATCGCGACCCTGGGCGGCTCGCCGCAGGGCACCCCCGGCGCGCTGGTCGCCGCCCGGAGCTGGGACGAGTACTCCATCGGCCGGGCCAGCACCCAGGAGCACCTCGGCGCGCTCGACCTCGTCTACCGGGGCGTGATCACCAGCTACCGCGAGGGCATCAAGGAGCTCGACGAGCTCGACCTGGTCACCCAGGACATGTTCATCGCCCAGACCGAGCAGCTGGAGCTCTTCCACTGGTTCGTGCGCGCGCACCTGGAGGACAAGGGTGGCCGGCTGGCCACCGAGGGCGCGGACTCCGAGCGCCAGGCCGCCGACCAGGCCGGGTAG
- a CDS encoding MMPL family transporter → MTTTRTAPDRRARPSHRIADLLTGRRTAWAVALVPVLLAVAVMVGVGEGERTTRSTDGLPDGYDSTAGTALLDRLPRDTTTTAVVLFTADAGELTRDQLARLQDAAAELGRTGTSPTGAVPTQSGPTQSGPTGAGPDQSGPDQGGPGLLPSQDGTAALTVVALPSGSATEVADEVGHLRTEADRLAPDGVTAQVTGPAAVQADLAAVFDGANTRLLLVTALVVAVLLVVTYRSPVLWLVPLLVVGIADRFASVAATQLMAALDVAWDGSTTGILSVLVFGAGTDYALLLISRYRDELRRQESRHAAMATALRRTSEAVLASATTVVLGLLTLLLSVFPTTRGLGLACAVGVVVAAAFALVVLPATLVVCGRWVFWPKVPHLGEQVTSESGTVFHRVGERVARRPGVVVAGTLVLLAVLATGLGSIRLGLDQADQFLDRPESIAASERLAQSFPAGLADPTTVVTTDDGRQVLDTVRSTDGVTSARISGSGAGITVVDAVLSTDDETGTLHRLRSALASYDDTHVTGPRAQALDARDASGRDRLLILPLILVLVLVGLALLLRAVVAPVLLVLTVVATYVAALGASWWLFTGPLGFDALDSSVPLLAFLFLVALGVDYNIFLVTRAREEAAEAGSRGGMLRSLSATGGVITSAGILLAAVFAVLGVLPLVVLAQLGTIICLGVLLDTLVVRTLLVPALALVLGDRFWWPRRPA, encoded by the coding sequence GTGACCACGACCCGGACGGCACCGGACCGCCGAGCCCGACCCTCACACCGGATCGCGGACCTGCTCACCGGCCGACGCACCGCCTGGGCGGTCGCACTGGTGCCGGTGCTGCTGGCCGTTGCCGTGATGGTCGGGGTCGGCGAGGGCGAGCGTACGACGCGCAGCACCGACGGGCTGCCCGACGGCTACGACAGCACGGCCGGGACCGCCCTGCTCGACCGACTGCCGCGGGACACCACGACCACCGCGGTGGTGCTGTTCACCGCCGACGCCGGCGAGCTGACCCGCGACCAGCTGGCCCGGCTGCAGGACGCCGCGGCCGAGCTGGGCCGGACCGGGACGAGCCCGACCGGGGCTGTGCCGACCCAGTCCGGCCCGACCCAGTCCGGCCCGACCGGGGCCGGGCCGGACCAGAGCGGCCCGGACCAGGGCGGGCCGGGGCTGCTGCCCTCCCAGGACGGCACCGCCGCCCTCACGGTCGTGGCGCTCCCGTCCGGCTCGGCGACCGAGGTGGCCGACGAGGTCGGTCACCTGCGCACCGAGGCCGACCGGCTCGCCCCCGACGGGGTGACCGCCCAGGTGACCGGTCCCGCCGCGGTCCAGGCCGACCTCGCGGCGGTCTTCGACGGCGCCAACACCCGGCTGCTGCTCGTCACCGCGCTGGTGGTGGCGGTGCTGCTCGTGGTGACCTACCGCAGCCCGGTGCTGTGGCTGGTGCCGCTGCTGGTGGTCGGCATCGCCGACCGGTTCGCCTCGGTGGCCGCGACCCAGCTGATGGCGGCCCTCGACGTGGCCTGGGACGGCTCGACCACCGGGATCTTGTCGGTGCTGGTCTTCGGCGCCGGCACCGACTACGCGCTGCTGCTGATCTCCCGCTACCGCGACGAGCTGCGCCGCCAGGAGTCCCGGCACGCCGCGATGGCCACCGCGCTGCGGCGTACCTCCGAGGCGGTGCTGGCCAGTGCCACGACCGTGGTGCTGGGCCTGCTCACGCTGCTGCTGTCGGTCTTCCCCACCACCCGCGGGCTGGGCCTGGCCTGCGCGGTCGGCGTCGTGGTGGCCGCGGCGTTCGCCCTGGTCGTGCTGCCGGCGACGCTGGTCGTCTGCGGCCGCTGGGTGTTCTGGCCCAAGGTGCCCCACCTGGGCGAACAGGTGACCAGCGAGTCCGGGACGGTCTTCCACCGGGTCGGCGAGCGGGTCGCCCGGCGGCCCGGCGTCGTGGTGGCCGGCACGCTGGTCCTGCTCGCGGTGCTGGCCACCGGCCTGGGCTCGATCCGGCTGGGCCTGGACCAGGCCGACCAGTTCCTCGACCGGCCGGAGTCGATCGCCGCCTCCGAGCGGCTCGCCCAGTCCTTCCCCGCCGGGCTGGCCGACCCGACGACGGTCGTCACCACCGACGACGGCCGGCAGGTGCTGGACACCGTCCGCAGCACCGACGGGGTGACCTCCGCCCGGATCTCGGGGTCGGGAGCCGGGATCACGGTGGTGGACGCGGTGCTCTCCACCGACGACGAGACCGGCACCCTGCACCGGTTGCGCAGCGCCCTGGCGTCGTACGACGACACCCACGTCACCGGCCCCCGCGCGCAGGCCCTGGACGCGCGCGACGCCTCCGGCCGGGACCGGCTGCTGATCCTGCCGCTGATCCTGGTCCTGGTCCTCGTCGGGCTCGCGCTGCTGCTCCGCGCGGTCGTGGCCCCGGTGCTGCTGGTGCTGACCGTGGTGGCGACCTACGTCGCCGCGCTGGGTGCGTCCTGGTGGCTGTTCACCGGGCCGCTGGGCTTCGACGCCCTGGACAGCAGCGTGCCGCTGCTCGCGTTCTTGTTCCTGGTCGCGCTCGGCGTGGACTACAACATCTTCCTGGTCACCCGGGCCCGCGAGGAGGCCGCCGAGGCGGGGTCGCGCGGGGGCATGCTGCGGTCGCTGTCGGCCACCGGCGGGGTGATCACCAGCGCCGGCATCCTGCTCGCCGCGGTCTTCGCGGTGCTGGGCGTGCTGCCGCTGGTGGTGCTGGCCCAGCTCGGCACGATCATCTGCCTCGGCGTGCTGCTGGACACGCTGGTGGTCCGCACGCTGCTGGTGCCCGCGCTGGCGCTGGTGCTCGGCGACCGGTTCTGGTGGCCGCGCCGGCCCGCGTGA
- a CDS encoding glutathione peroxidase — MPTLSDFRARGIDGREVDLAAYAGQVVLVVNTASQCGFTPQYQGLQQLHDAYADRGFTVLGFPCDQFGHQEPGDEQEIASFCQRNFGVTFPLFAKVDVNGADAHPLYGWLRSQKKGLLGGRIKWNFTKFLVDHHGRVIGRYGPTTKPEALRADVEAALADAGEVAA; from the coding sequence ATGCCCACCCTCTCCGACTTCCGCGCCCGCGGCATCGACGGCCGCGAGGTCGACCTCGCGGCCTATGCCGGCCAGGTCGTGCTGGTCGTCAACACCGCCTCGCAGTGCGGCTTCACCCCGCAGTACCAGGGGCTGCAGCAGCTGCACGACGCCTACGCCGACCGCGGCTTCACGGTGCTCGGCTTCCCCTGCGACCAGTTCGGCCACCAGGAGCCGGGCGACGAGCAGGAGATCGCCTCCTTCTGCCAGCGGAACTTCGGGGTGACCTTCCCGCTGTTCGCCAAGGTCGACGTCAACGGGGCCGACGCGCACCCGCTGTACGGCTGGCTGCGGTCGCAGAAGAAGGGCCTGCTCGGCGGCCGGATCAAGTGGAACTTCACCAAGTTCCTGGTCGACCACCACGGCCGGGTGATCGGCCGCTACGGGCCGACCACCAAGCCGGAGGCGCTGCGCGCCGACGTCGAGGCGGCGCTGGCCGACGCCGGCGAGGTGGCCGCGTGA
- a CDS encoding MFS transporter, with protein MKTGHPGSPSRPGSRGSTPPWSPWRTVVWFGIVSLSADMVYEGARSITGPYLAALGASALVVGVVTGAGEAAALALRLVSGPLADRSGAYWPLTIVGYGLTAVCVPLMAVAPFLGAAGLAFGAAMVLLERTGKAIRSPSKSALLAHAARAVGRGKGFAVHKALDQVGAFAGPLLVAGVIALASVQWPGLAVLAIPGAVAMVLLGVVRVRIPDMRVYDEPEPEVLPAATATPADTATAGAESAPRRLPVVFYAFAVSCAASTLGLMTFGLIGFHLADAGLVRPALVPVVYAAAMAAEAVAALATGFSYDRVGARVLLVLPFLVAAVPLLALADRLLVAVVGVLVWGAATGVQDSTVKALVADLVPSRRLATAYGVFAAFQGGAALLGGLVAGSLYSGGRADLVVVVGLCQVLSLVLLVWVLRRPVRQPAG; from the coding sequence ATGAAGACCGGCCACCCGGGGAGCCCGAGTCGCCCGGGCAGCCGCGGGTCGACGCCGCCCTGGTCGCCGTGGCGCACGGTGGTGTGGTTCGGCATCGTCAGCCTGTCCGCCGACATGGTCTACGAGGGCGCCCGGTCGATCACCGGTCCCTACCTCGCGGCGCTGGGCGCCTCCGCGCTGGTCGTGGGGGTCGTGACCGGCGCCGGCGAGGCCGCCGCGCTCGCGCTGCGGCTGGTCTCCGGGCCGCTGGCCGACCGCAGCGGCGCCTACTGGCCGCTCACCATCGTCGGCTACGGCCTCACCGCGGTCTGCGTGCCGCTGATGGCCGTCGCCCCGTTCCTCGGGGCCGCCGGCCTGGCCTTCGGCGCCGCGATGGTGCTGCTCGAGCGCACCGGCAAGGCGATCCGCAGCCCGTCGAAGTCGGCGCTGCTGGCGCACGCCGCGCGCGCCGTCGGCCGGGGCAAGGGCTTCGCGGTGCACAAGGCCCTCGACCAGGTGGGCGCGTTCGCGGGTCCGCTGCTGGTCGCCGGCGTGATCGCCCTGGCCTCGGTGCAGTGGCCGGGGCTGGCGGTGCTCGCGATCCCCGGCGCGGTCGCGATGGTGCTGCTGGGCGTGGTCCGGGTGCGGATCCCGGACATGCGCGTCTACGACGAGCCCGAGCCCGAGGTGCTCCCGGCCGCCACGGCCACCCCGGCCGACACGGCCACCGCGGGCGCCGAATCCGCCCCGCGTCGGCTGCCGGTGGTGTTCTACGCCTTCGCGGTCTCCTGCGCGGCCAGCACGCTGGGGCTGATGACCTTCGGGCTGATCGGCTTCCACCTCGCCGACGCCGGGCTGGTGCGGCCGGCGCTGGTGCCGGTCGTCTACGCGGCCGCGATGGCCGCCGAGGCGGTGGCGGCGCTGGCCACCGGCTTCAGCTACGACCGGGTGGGTGCCCGGGTGCTGCTGGTGCTGCCGTTCCTCGTCGCGGCGGTCCCGCTGCTCGCGCTCGCCGACCGGCTGCTGGTCGCCGTGGTCGGCGTGCTGGTGTGGGGCGCGGCGACCGGTGTGCAGGACTCCACGGTCAAGGCGCTGGTGGCCGACCTGGTCCCGTCGCGCCGGCTGGCCACGGCGTACGGCGTCTTCGCCGCCTTCCAGGGTGGCGCCGCGCTGCTGGGCGGCCTGGTCGCCGGCAGCCTCTACTCCGGCGGTCGGGCGGACCTGGTGGTGGTGGTCGGCCTGTGCCAGGTGCTGTCGCTGGTGCTGCTGGTCTGGGTCCTCCGGCGGCCGGTCAGGCAGCCAGCCGGGTGA
- a CDS encoding ATP-binding protein, with translation MTERLARLRARLAGLPLRARLVAGFSATMFLVLTAAGGFVYWRVQYALDRQLNGDLTSDAHRVAPYVRPDGKVGPGVTSVAGGELYQVLDAQGRLLTASPAMPQHPLISPQRTAAALEAPMFRNIGDLLPTTKDPLRVYATALPGDHRAAVLLVAVRRDHRDEALLELLAQLALAGLGALVATAVVGDLLARFALRPVERYRAQAADIASGAAGVRLDVPPGRDDEVTRLGDTLNAMLEALEGAVERERRFVDDASHELRTPLTLLTTRLQLARRRPRTVAEHEAVLAEIETDVVRLVQLAEHLLEVGTGGRVDDGGCDLAAVVGAEVERRNAVARATLGASPVRATLTEAAVPLSEAAAGQLVANLLENAQRYGAAPVAVVVDRVAQLVCLQVSDAGPGMEPELLETATRRFARADSARGRGGFGLGLSLVETLVSRAQGELRLCCRGHHARYGARLDVPCTHGEEMTVTVLLPSLEQEA, from the coding sequence ATGACGGAGCGGCTCGCGCGGCTGCGGGCGCGCCTGGCCGGGCTGCCGCTGCGCGCCCGCCTGGTGGCCGGCTTCTCCGCCACCATGTTCCTGGTCCTCACCGCCGCGGGGGGCTTCGTCTACTGGCGGGTGCAGTACGCGCTGGACCGGCAGCTCAACGGCGACCTGACCAGTGACGCCCACCGGGTCGCGCCGTACGTCCGGCCGGACGGGAAGGTCGGGCCCGGGGTCACCAGCGTGGCCGGCGGCGAGCTCTACCAGGTGCTGGACGCCCAGGGGCGGCTGCTGACCGCCAGCCCCGCGATGCCCCAGCACCCCCTGATCTCGCCGCAGCGGACGGCGGCGGCGCTGGAGGCTCCGATGTTCCGCAACATCGGCGACCTGCTGCCCACCACCAAGGACCCGCTGCGGGTCTACGCCACCGCGCTGCCCGGGGACCACCGGGCCGCCGTGCTGCTGGTCGCGGTGCGCCGCGACCACCGCGACGAGGCGCTGCTCGAGCTGCTCGCCCAGCTGGCCCTGGCGGGGCTGGGCGCGCTCGTGGCCACGGCCGTGGTCGGCGACCTGTTGGCCCGGTTCGCGCTGCGGCCGGTCGAGCGGTACCGCGCGCAGGCCGCCGACATCGCCTCCGGCGCGGCCGGGGTCCGGCTCGACGTGCCCCCGGGCCGCGACGACGAGGTGACCCGGCTCGGCGACACCCTCAACGCGATGCTCGAGGCGCTGGAGGGAGCCGTGGAGCGGGAGCGGCGGTTCGTCGACGACGCCAGCCACGAGCTGCGCACGCCGCTGACCCTGCTGACCACCCGGCTGCAGCTGGCCCGCCGGCGACCGCGCACGGTCGCCGAGCACGAGGCCGTGCTGGCCGAGATCGAGACCGACGTGGTCCGGCTGGTCCAGCTCGCCGAGCACCTGCTGGAGGTCGGCACCGGTGGCCGGGTCGACGACGGCGGCTGCGACCTGGCCGCGGTGGTCGGCGCGGAGGTCGAGCGCCGCAACGCCGTGGCCCGGGCGACCCTCGGGGCGTCCCCGGTGCGCGCGACGCTGACCGAGGCCGCGGTGCCGCTGTCGGAGGCGGCCGCCGGCCAGCTGGTCGCCAACCTGCTGGAGAACGCGCAGCGGTACGGCGCCGCGCCGGTCGCCGTGGTCGTGGACCGGGTCGCCCAGCTGGTGTGCCTGCAGGTCAGCGACGCCGGCCCGGGCATGGAGCCGGAGCTCCTCGAGACCGCCACCCGGCGGTTCGCCCGGGCCGACTCCGCCCGCGGCCGCGGCGGCTTCGGGCTCGGGCTGTCGCTGGTCGAGACGCTGGTCAGCCGCGCCCAGGGCGAGCTGCGGCTGTGCTGCCGCGGCCACCACGCGCGGTACGGCGCCCGCCTCGACGTGCCGTGCACGCACGGCGAGGAGATGACCGTCACCGTGCTGCTGCCCTCGCTGGAGCAGGAGGCCTGA
- a CDS encoding ATP-binding cassette domain-containing protein yields MTTQLAVDAVAVTKAFGSVRAVDDITIQVAPGEVYGVLGPNGAGKTTFLRMLFGLIRPDAGTLRVFDRSWDSDGIGVLDGVAGFIEAPGFYPYLTGRQHLEGLALLDGGARPGLVEEVLDVVDLTDRADRKVGGYSYGMRQRLGVAASLLREPRLLVLDEPANGLDPAGIRDMRALVKRLAASGLTVLLSSHNMDEVEEICDNVTIMNRGTVAFHGSIADLRAMAPDPGHLLDTTDNGRAREIGAAHLGVQVEATEPDRESLTVVGPQPAVAAYVADLVRAGIQLKAFTPTRTPLESLFFMLTAQESAKEAAA; encoded by the coding sequence GTGACCACACAACTAGCAGTCGACGCCGTGGCCGTGACCAAGGCCTTCGGGTCGGTCCGCGCGGTGGACGACATCACCATCCAGGTCGCTCCCGGGGAGGTGTACGGCGTGCTCGGGCCCAACGGCGCGGGCAAGACCACCTTCCTGCGGATGCTCTTCGGCCTGATCCGCCCCGACGCCGGCACCCTCCGGGTCTTCGACAGGTCCTGGGACTCCGACGGGATCGGCGTCCTCGACGGCGTCGCCGGCTTCATCGAGGCTCCCGGCTTCTACCCCTACCTCACCGGCCGCCAGCACCTCGAGGGCCTCGCGCTGCTCGACGGAGGCGCGCGGCCCGGCCTGGTCGAGGAGGTCCTCGACGTCGTCGACCTGACCGACCGTGCCGACCGCAAGGTCGGCGGCTACTCCTACGGCATGCGCCAGCGCCTCGGCGTGGCGGCGAGCCTGCTGCGCGAGCCTCGGCTGCTGGTGCTCGACGAGCCGGCCAACGGCCTGGACCCCGCCGGCATCCGGGACATGCGGGCGCTGGTCAAGCGGCTGGCCGCCAGCGGACTCACGGTACTGCTGAGCTCGCACAACATGGACGAGGTCGAGGAGATCTGCGACAACGTCACGATCATGAACCGCGGCACCGTGGCCTTCCACGGCAGCATCGCCGACCTGCGCGCGATGGCGCCGGACCCGGGTCACCTGCTCGACACCACCGACAACGGCCGCGCCCGCGAGATCGGGGCCGCCCACCTCGGGGTGCAGGTCGAGGCGACCGAGCCGGACCGGGAGTCGCTCACCGTCGTCGGCCCGCAGCCCGCGGTGGCGGCGTACGTCGCCGACCTGGTGCGCGCCGGCATCCAGCTCAAGGCCTTCACCCCGACCCGCACCCCGCTGGAGTCGCTCTTCTTCATGCTGACCGCCCAGGAGTCTGCCAAGGAGGCGGCCGCATGA
- a CDS encoding MarR family winged helix-turn-helix transcriptional regulator gives MSGEQRPAGPAGEYVESWRQTGSLLALREVVAAGGRLRHTIARRAGLTETDLVAMEHLMGTPAGPGELARMLDVTTAAATGLVDRLVGRGHVERRPHPQDRRRTSVEVTPSGREEVLAHLLPMFVALDRLDRSFTPEERAVVERYLRGAVEAFAAAEAAPSASPQPSPQPSPQPSPQPSPQPSPQPSAPASEA, from the coding sequence ATGTCGGGTGAGCAGCGGCCCGCGGGACCGGCGGGCGAGTACGTCGAGTCCTGGCGGCAGACCGGCAGCCTCCTCGCGCTGCGCGAGGTGGTCGCCGCCGGCGGGCGGCTGCGGCACACCATCGCCCGCCGTGCCGGCCTGACCGAGACCGACCTGGTCGCGATGGAGCACCTGATGGGCACGCCGGCCGGCCCCGGCGAGCTCGCCCGGATGCTCGACGTGACGACCGCGGCCGCCACCGGGCTGGTCGACCGGCTCGTCGGGCGGGGGCACGTCGAGCGGCGCCCGCACCCGCAGGACCGGCGCCGGACCAGCGTCGAGGTGACCCCGTCGGGCCGGGAGGAGGTGCTCGCGCACCTGCTGCCGATGTTCGTCGCGCTCGACCGGCTGGACCGGTCCTTCACGCCCGAGGAGCGCGCGGTCGTGGAGCGCTACCTGCGCGGGGCGGTCGAGGCGTTCGCGGCGGCGGAGGCTGCGCCCTCCGCGTCACCACAGCCGTCGCCCCAGCCGTCGCCTCAGCCGTCGCCCCAGCCGTCGCCTCAGCCGTCGCCTCAGCCGTCGGCCCCGGCTTCGGAGGCGTAG